One Setaria viridis chromosome 3, Setaria_viridis_v4.0, whole genome shotgun sequence DNA window includes the following coding sequences:
- the LOC117850397 gene encoding vacuolar protein-sorting-associated protein 33 homolog isoform X3, which yields MAQIPNLDNAPLNLAALREQSQKDLLGILKSIRGKKCLVIDPKLAGTLSLIVQTSLLKEYGAELRILSSDPLQTECLKIVYLVRSQLSLMKFIASQIRNDESKGLQREYFLYFVPRRIVACEKILEEEKVHQKLTLGEYPLYLVPLDDDVLSFELDHSLQECLIEGDTSSIWHVAKAIHKLEFAFGVIPNVRAKGVASTKAAELLNNMQLEDPVNMDDMGIPEINTVILLDREVDMVTPMCSQLTYEGLLDEMLQINNGSVEVDASIMGTQQDGKKVKVPLNSSDKLYKEIRDLNFEVVVQVLRQKATSIQQDYAEVKSTNTQSVSELKDFVRRLHSLPEIARHVHLAQHLQSFTGKPSFHARLDIEQTILEVQNFEICFEYVEEMIHKQEPIENVLRLLVLLSLTNAGLPKKNFDYLRREMLHSYGFEHMNLLYNLEKAGLFKKQESRSNWVGITRALQLIVDVNDTANPSDISYIFSGYAPLSIRLVQHAVRSGWRSIEELLKLLPGPHLDLKRGGLTIDSSLEVHPGSGAQQSIDRVGHRSLVLVVFIGGVTFAEIAALRFLSAQEGMGYDFLVATTKVVNGNTILRPIIASSKSGMM from the exons ATGGCGCAGATCCCCAACCTTGACAATGCGCCGCTCAACCTTGCAGCCCTCAG GGAGCAGTCGCAGAAGGACCTACTCGGCATCCTAAAAAGC ATAAGGGGGAAGAAGTGTCTGGTCATTGACCCGAAGCTCGCTGGGACCCTGTCGCTGATCGTGCAGACATCCCTGCTAAAG GAGTATGGTGCGGAGTTGCGAATTCTCTCTTCTGATCCCTTGCAGACGGAATGCCTGAAAATTGTATATCTTGTGCGCTCTCAGCTGAGCTTAATGAAATTCATTGCAAGTCAGATCAGGAATGATGAATCTAAAGGGCTCCAAAGGGAATACTTCCTTTACTTTGTACCACGCCGCATTGTTGCTTGTGAGAAG ATCCTGGAGGAAGAGAAAGTTCATCAGAAACTGACACTTGGAGAATACCCTTTGTATCTAGTTCCATTGGATGATGATGTCCTTTCTTTTGAACTTGACCATTCTTTGCAG GAATGTCTCATTGAAGGAGATACAAGTTCTATCTGGCATGTTGCAAAAGCGATTCATAAACTAGAG TTTGCCTTTGGAGTTATCCCAAATGTTAGGGCTAAGGGTGTGGCATCTACCAAAGCTGCAGAGTTGTTGAATAATATGCAACTAGAGGATCCGGTCAACATGGATGAT ATGGGCATTCCGGAGATAAACACTGTTATTCTATTAGACAGAGAG GTGGACATGGTGACACCAATGTGCTCTCAGTTGACATATGAAGGCTTGCTGGATGAG ATGCTGCAAATTAATAATGGTTCAGTGGAAGTTGATGCGAGCATCATGGGAACTCAACAAGATGGGAAAAAGGTTAAGGTTCCACTGAATTCGAG TGATAAGTTGTACAAGGAGATTCGTGACCTCAACTTTGAAGTTGTAGTTCAG GTTTTACGTCAAAAAGCAACATCTATTCAGCAAGATTACGCGGAAGTGAAATCCACCAAT ACTCAGTCTGTTTCTGAGCTCAAGGATTTTGTGAGGAGATTGCACTCGCTACCGGAGATAGCT AGGCATGTTCATTTGGCGCAACACTTGCAATCCTTCACAGGAAAACCCTCATTCCATGCCCGACTAGACATAGAACAAACGATATTGGAGGTTCAGAACTTTGAAAT ATGCTTTGAGTACGTCGAGGAGATGATACATAAGCAGGAACCTATTGAAAATGTGCTTCGCCTTCTAGTGTTACTCTCTCTTACAAATGCTGGGTTGCCAAAGAAGAATTTTGATTACTTGAG GCGGGAGATGCTGCATAGCTATGGCTTTGAGCACATGAACTTATTATACAATCTGGAAAAGGCTGGCCTTTTTAAGAAGCAG GAATCAAGAAGCAATTGGGTTGGTATTACAAGAGCTCTGCAGCTTATAGTCGATGTAAATGATACAGCAAA CCCTAGTGATATATCGTACATCTTTTCTGGATATGCACCTCTTAGTATTCGCCTTGTTCAGCATGCAGTGAGATCTGGATG GCGTTCTATTGAAGAATTGTTGAAACTATTGCCAGGTCCGCATCTAGATTTGAAAAGG GGTGGTTTGACAATTGATTCGTCACTGGAAGTACATCCAGGTTCAGGGGCTCAGCAGAGTATTGACAG GGTTGGTCATCGCTCTCTGGTTTTGGTTGTATTCATTGGTGGTGTCACATTTGCTGAGATTGCTGCCCTTCGATTCCTTAGTGCACAG GAAGGAATGGGCTACGACTTCCTTGTTGCAACAACAAAGGTCGTCAATGGTAACACGATACTCAGACCAATTATAGCCAGCAGTAAATCAGGGAtgatgtaa
- the LOC117850397 gene encoding vacuolar protein-sorting-associated protein 33 homolog isoform X1 codes for MGHYVWPSPSVFPCCPAQHIPSRPRSLRPRPPVNRACPLRRSSSRPQRPTPVIPQGGWRRRRGPRGTAVPTHLLWPADCAATPQLASGPSLDVLRRSALDRCEAGVIHPDLDRFLSNSLIPGQMAQIPNLDNAPLNLAALREQSQKDLLGILKSIRGKKCLVIDPKLAGTLSLIVQTSLLKEYGAELRILSSDPLQTECLKIVYLVRSQLSLMKFIASQIRNDESKGLQREYFLYFVPRRIVACEKILEEEKVHQKLTLGEYPLYLVPLDDDVLSFELDHSLQECLIEGDTSSIWHVAKAIHKLEFAFGVIPNVRAKGVASTKAAELLNNMQLEDPVNMDDMGIPEINTVILLDREVDMVTPMCSQLTYEGLLDEMLQINNGSVEVDASIMGTQQDGKKVKVPLNSSDKLYKEIRDLNFEVVVQVLRQKATSIQQDYAEVKSTNTQSVSELKDFVRRLHSLPEIARHVHLAQHLQSFTGKPSFHARLDIEQTILEVQNFEICFEYVEEMIHKQEPIENVLRLLVLLSLTNAGLPKKNFDYLRREMLHSYGFEHMNLLYNLEKAGLFKKQESRSNWVGITRALQLIVDVNDTANPSDISYIFSGYAPLSIRLVQHAVRSGWRSIEELLKLLPGPHLDLKRGGLTIDSSLEVHPGSGAQQSIDRVGHRSLVLVVFIGGVTFAEIAALRFLSAQEGMGYDFLVATTKVVNGNTILRPIIASSKSGMM; via the exons ATGGGCCATTATGTTTGGCCCAGCCCGTCTGTGTTTCCATGCTGCCCAGCCCAGCACATCCCGTCTCGTCCTCGGTCGCTCCGGCCGCGACCTCCCGTCAATCGTGCGTGCCCGCTGCGCCGCAGCTCCTCTCGCCCGCAGCGCCCCACGCCGGTGATCCCGCAGGGCGGCTGGAGGAGACGACGAGGGCCAAGGGGCACCGCGGTGCCGACCCACCTCTTGTGGCCGGCAGACTGCGCCGCTACTCCGCAGCTAGCCTCTGGTCCGTCCCTCGACGTGCTCCGCCGCAGCGCGCTCGATCGGTGTGAG GCTGGAGTGATCCACCCGGACTTGGATAGGTTCCTTTCCAACTCACTCATCCCTGGACAGATGGCGCAGATCCCCAACCTTGACAATGCGCCGCTCAACCTTGCAGCCCTCAG GGAGCAGTCGCAGAAGGACCTACTCGGCATCCTAAAAAGC ATAAGGGGGAAGAAGTGTCTGGTCATTGACCCGAAGCTCGCTGGGACCCTGTCGCTGATCGTGCAGACATCCCTGCTAAAG GAGTATGGTGCGGAGTTGCGAATTCTCTCTTCTGATCCCTTGCAGACGGAATGCCTGAAAATTGTATATCTTGTGCGCTCTCAGCTGAGCTTAATGAAATTCATTGCAAGTCAGATCAGGAATGATGAATCTAAAGGGCTCCAAAGGGAATACTTCCTTTACTTTGTACCACGCCGCATTGTTGCTTGTGAGAAG ATCCTGGAGGAAGAGAAAGTTCATCAGAAACTGACACTTGGAGAATACCCTTTGTATCTAGTTCCATTGGATGATGATGTCCTTTCTTTTGAACTTGACCATTCTTTGCAG GAATGTCTCATTGAAGGAGATACAAGTTCTATCTGGCATGTTGCAAAAGCGATTCATAAACTAGAG TTTGCCTTTGGAGTTATCCCAAATGTTAGGGCTAAGGGTGTGGCATCTACCAAAGCTGCAGAGTTGTTGAATAATATGCAACTAGAGGATCCGGTCAACATGGATGAT ATGGGCATTCCGGAGATAAACACTGTTATTCTATTAGACAGAGAG GTGGACATGGTGACACCAATGTGCTCTCAGTTGACATATGAAGGCTTGCTGGATGAG ATGCTGCAAATTAATAATGGTTCAGTGGAAGTTGATGCGAGCATCATGGGAACTCAACAAGATGGGAAAAAGGTTAAGGTTCCACTGAATTCGAG TGATAAGTTGTACAAGGAGATTCGTGACCTCAACTTTGAAGTTGTAGTTCAG GTTTTACGTCAAAAAGCAACATCTATTCAGCAAGATTACGCGGAAGTGAAATCCACCAAT ACTCAGTCTGTTTCTGAGCTCAAGGATTTTGTGAGGAGATTGCACTCGCTACCGGAGATAGCT AGGCATGTTCATTTGGCGCAACACTTGCAATCCTTCACAGGAAAACCCTCATTCCATGCCCGACTAGACATAGAACAAACGATATTGGAGGTTCAGAACTTTGAAAT ATGCTTTGAGTACGTCGAGGAGATGATACATAAGCAGGAACCTATTGAAAATGTGCTTCGCCTTCTAGTGTTACTCTCTCTTACAAATGCTGGGTTGCCAAAGAAGAATTTTGATTACTTGAG GCGGGAGATGCTGCATAGCTATGGCTTTGAGCACATGAACTTATTATACAATCTGGAAAAGGCTGGCCTTTTTAAGAAGCAG GAATCAAGAAGCAATTGGGTTGGTATTACAAGAGCTCTGCAGCTTATAGTCGATGTAAATGATACAGCAAA CCCTAGTGATATATCGTACATCTTTTCTGGATATGCACCTCTTAGTATTCGCCTTGTTCAGCATGCAGTGAGATCTGGATG GCGTTCTATTGAAGAATTGTTGAAACTATTGCCAGGTCCGCATCTAGATTTGAAAAGG GGTGGTTTGACAATTGATTCGTCACTGGAAGTACATCCAGGTTCAGGGGCTCAGCAGAGTATTGACAG GGTTGGTCATCGCTCTCTGGTTTTGGTTGTATTCATTGGTGGTGTCACATTTGCTGAGATTGCTGCCCTTCGATTCCTTAGTGCACAG GAAGGAATGGGCTACGACTTCCTTGTTGCAACAACAAAGGTCGTCAATGGTAACACGATACTCAGACCAATTATAGCCAGCAGTAAATCAGGGAtgatgtaa
- the LOC117850397 gene encoding vacuolar protein-sorting-associated protein 33 homolog isoform X2 gives MGRRAAQLGVRCGRVGSETSTPQLVTISSSSTPPPPVSPSAGSDRIRPTNPRRRRREQSQKDLLGILKSIRGKKCLVIDPKLAGTLSLIVQTSLLKEYGAELRILSSDPLQTECLKIVYLVRSQLSLMKFIASQIRNDESKGLQREYFLYFVPRRIVACEKILEEEKVHQKLTLGEYPLYLVPLDDDVLSFELDHSLQECLIEGDTSSIWHVAKAIHKLEFAFGVIPNVRAKGVASTKAAELLNNMQLEDPVNMDDMGIPEINTVILLDREVDMVTPMCSQLTYEGLLDEMLQINNGSVEVDASIMGTQQDGKKVKVPLNSSDKLYKEIRDLNFEVVVQVLRQKATSIQQDYAEVKSTNTQSVSELKDFVRRLHSLPEIARHVHLAQHLQSFTGKPSFHARLDIEQTILEVQNFEICFEYVEEMIHKQEPIENVLRLLVLLSLTNAGLPKKNFDYLRREMLHSYGFEHMNLLYNLEKAGLFKKQESRSNWVGITRALQLIVDVNDTANPSDISYIFSGYAPLSIRLVQHAVRSGWRSIEELLKLLPGPHLDLKRGGLTIDSSLEVHPGSGAQQSIDRVGHRSLVLVVFIGGVTFAEIAALRFLSAQEGMGYDFLVATTKVVNGNTILRPIIASSKSGMM, from the exons GGAGCAGTCGCAGAAGGACCTACTCGGCATCCTAAAAAGC ATAAGGGGGAAGAAGTGTCTGGTCATTGACCCGAAGCTCGCTGGGACCCTGTCGCTGATCGTGCAGACATCCCTGCTAAAG GAGTATGGTGCGGAGTTGCGAATTCTCTCTTCTGATCCCTTGCAGACGGAATGCCTGAAAATTGTATATCTTGTGCGCTCTCAGCTGAGCTTAATGAAATTCATTGCAAGTCAGATCAGGAATGATGAATCTAAAGGGCTCCAAAGGGAATACTTCCTTTACTTTGTACCACGCCGCATTGTTGCTTGTGAGAAG ATCCTGGAGGAAGAGAAAGTTCATCAGAAACTGACACTTGGAGAATACCCTTTGTATCTAGTTCCATTGGATGATGATGTCCTTTCTTTTGAACTTGACCATTCTTTGCAG GAATGTCTCATTGAAGGAGATACAAGTTCTATCTGGCATGTTGCAAAAGCGATTCATAAACTAGAG TTTGCCTTTGGAGTTATCCCAAATGTTAGGGCTAAGGGTGTGGCATCTACCAAAGCTGCAGAGTTGTTGAATAATATGCAACTAGAGGATCCGGTCAACATGGATGAT ATGGGCATTCCGGAGATAAACACTGTTATTCTATTAGACAGAGAG GTGGACATGGTGACACCAATGTGCTCTCAGTTGACATATGAAGGCTTGCTGGATGAG ATGCTGCAAATTAATAATGGTTCAGTGGAAGTTGATGCGAGCATCATGGGAACTCAACAAGATGGGAAAAAGGTTAAGGTTCCACTGAATTCGAG TGATAAGTTGTACAAGGAGATTCGTGACCTCAACTTTGAAGTTGTAGTTCAG GTTTTACGTCAAAAAGCAACATCTATTCAGCAAGATTACGCGGAAGTGAAATCCACCAAT ACTCAGTCTGTTTCTGAGCTCAAGGATTTTGTGAGGAGATTGCACTCGCTACCGGAGATAGCT AGGCATGTTCATTTGGCGCAACACTTGCAATCCTTCACAGGAAAACCCTCATTCCATGCCCGACTAGACATAGAACAAACGATATTGGAGGTTCAGAACTTTGAAAT ATGCTTTGAGTACGTCGAGGAGATGATACATAAGCAGGAACCTATTGAAAATGTGCTTCGCCTTCTAGTGTTACTCTCTCTTACAAATGCTGGGTTGCCAAAGAAGAATTTTGATTACTTGAG GCGGGAGATGCTGCATAGCTATGGCTTTGAGCACATGAACTTATTATACAATCTGGAAAAGGCTGGCCTTTTTAAGAAGCAG GAATCAAGAAGCAATTGGGTTGGTATTACAAGAGCTCTGCAGCTTATAGTCGATGTAAATGATACAGCAAA CCCTAGTGATATATCGTACATCTTTTCTGGATATGCACCTCTTAGTATTCGCCTTGTTCAGCATGCAGTGAGATCTGGATG GCGTTCTATTGAAGAATTGTTGAAACTATTGCCAGGTCCGCATCTAGATTTGAAAAGG GGTGGTTTGACAATTGATTCGTCACTGGAAGTACATCCAGGTTCAGGGGCTCAGCAGAGTATTGACAG GGTTGGTCATCGCTCTCTGGTTTTGGTTGTATTCATTGGTGGTGTCACATTTGCTGAGATTGCTGCCCTTCGATTCCTTAGTGCACAG GAAGGAATGGGCTACGACTTCCTTGTTGCAACAACAAAGGTCGTCAATGGTAACACGATACTCAGACCAATTATAGCCAGCAGTAAATCAGGGAtgatgtaa